Genomic segment of Gloeocapsa sp. PCC 7428:
TACACTTCAACAACTGCGCGATGATTTAGGTTTAGAACGCTTAGAAGTGCGTACAGGAAATTTACAAGCCCTCGAAGCCGCAGCAAAGATTTTACTATCTACAGATGCCGAATCTAACTCTCAAATTGATGTGATTGATGCCCAGCGGTATTATCAAGCGATCGCAGATGTACAGAGTTTTGGCGATCGCCTCGATGTTTTAGTACCAAACGCCCAAAAAGGTGAAGCACAAGTACGCAAGTTATTAAATCAAAACAAAATACCGTTAGACACAATTGACACTGGCGAAGCCACTTTAGAAAACGTCTTTGTCACGCGCTTACGCGCTGCGGGTTCCGATCCGCCGTTTATTCCGTTTCCAAAACAGGAGCGAGGAGTGAGGAGTGAGGAGCGAGGGAACTATAATTTATCAGTTGCAATTGGTGCAAACAACTTACAAAAGGTTTTTGGTAACTTTCAAGCCGTTAAAGGAGTCAATCTAGAGATTCGCTACGGGGAAATTTACGGGTTACTGGGGGCGAATGGTGCAGGTAAAACAACGACGATTAAAATGCTGTGCGGATTGCTTGAACCAAGCAGTGGTAAGATTTCGCTGGCGGGAGAAACCCAGAATTTACGCAGTAACCAACTGCGGCGGCGGATTGGTTATATGAGCCAAAAGTTTACGCTGTATGATGACTTAAGCGTCGTGCAGAATTTGGAATTTTATTGCGGAGTATATGGAGTTTCGCGGCGAGTGCGACGCGATCGCATCAATTGGGTTTTAGAAACTTGTGGCTTGGCAGGTCAAGAAGATATGATTACAGGGCAATTACCTGGAGGTTGGAAGCAGCGAGTTGCCTTCGGGGCTTCGGTAATGCACGAACCCGAAATTTTATTCCTTGATGAACCTACATCCGGTGTCGATCCGCTGGCGAGGCGACAATTTTGGCGGTTAATTGAAGATTTTGCCCGCAACGGAACTGCAATTTTAGTAACCACACACTATCTCGAAGAAGCCGAACACTGCAACCGTATGGGTTTTATGGTAGCGGGAGAAGTCGTCACGCAAGGTTCACCCAGTCAAATCAAAGCCGAACAACCAGGACAACTTTTAGAAATCATTACCGATAATATACAAGTTGCATCGAATTTACTCAAAACGCAACTCGAACCTTGGCGCGTATCCATTTTTGGCGAGAAACTTCATGTTGTTGTCGATCATCCAGAAGAAATTTCTCAACTTCGTTCAACTTTAAAGGAGGCAAACTTACAGATCCACTCACTTCGCCCGATTCCCTTTTCTTTAGAAGATGCATTTATCGGTATCGTGCAAAGAGTAGAACAGCAAGATTAGCTCATTGAGTCAGTACCATCAAACTGCAACGTTACTTTCTTGACTCATGGTATCTTCTCTTTCTCGAATCTTGTCCCAGTCAATGACAGCAACCCACAGATGTTCCTCTATCGAATATTGCACAACTCCATCAACTTCCAAATCTTCACTACATAATGTTAAACGTCGGTCATTTTGTAAATGAATTTTCTGTTTAGCCAAGTCTGCGATCGTTCCAACACAATTTAAGCGTAGTCGCCCTTGAGCATCAGCATTATGAAAATCTGCAAAAACTCGTGGATTATCCATTGTTTTACTGTTTTTATTAATTATTTAAATTGCGAGTGTGGGGCATAGCTGCTGTAAATATAGTGATTAATTTATAAAAATTACATTGATAACGAACCGCAGAGACGCAGAGTTCGCAGAGAAAGAGTCGGGAGAGATTTTCATGAACGAATTAGGATTACTATAGGAGTTTTTATTTAAAATCTTAGAACAACGAGCAAAAATACAACAATATTGAATATCCTTAATTGTAATGAAGCGGTCGCCTGCTGGTATTCAGAATTATGAATGAAACCTCACAGCAAAATATTAAAGTGCGTAAAGCTAAATTAGAAGATGCTGAAGCTATTTGTCATGTTCATCGTGTATCTGTACGCACATTATGTATAAAAGATTATACCCCTGAGCAAATTGAAGCCTGGGTAGGTAGCTCTGAGCCTGAAAATTTTCGCAAAGCAATGGTTGAAAGAGGTGAAACAATATTTGTTGCTGAAATTGAGGAATTAATTGCTGGCTTTTCCTCTTTATTCAAAGATGAGATCTATGCTGTCTACGTCCATCCTGAATACACTCGTCGAGGGGTAGGTACGCGCCTTCTAAAGGCTGTAGAAAAAGAAGCAATATTTCAACAGAACAAAAAGCTCAAGCTTGTATCATCAACAACGGCTGAACCTTTTTATCAAGCAAACGGCTATCAAGTTGTTGAACACTCATTTCATACTTTACGTTCCGGCATCCAAATTCCTTGCGTTTACATGGAAAAGGCTTTAAATGAAACGGATTTTAGCACAGTGTATTAAAGAGTTAGCACAATTTAGGCGCGATCGCCTCACAGTTGCACTAGCAATTTTGCTACCATTAGCTACTTTATTTATTTTTGGTTTTGCGATTCGTTTAGAAGCAACAAATATTCCAATTGTCATTCAAGACTTAAATAATAGTCCTCTCAGCCGTAGTTATATTGAACAATTAATGGCGACAAATCAATTTCAATTAACGCGCTGGGATGATAATATAATCGGGGCATTAGAAAGAGGAATTGCTAATGCAGGCGCAATTATTCCTCCTGATTTTGACTCACAAATTAACTCGAATCAACCTACTACTGTACAAGTCTTAATTGATGGTACTGATGCGAATAATGCCAGAATCATTCAGAACTCTTTTAGAGCCACAACTAATGCTTTTTTACAAACTTCTAGACTACAACAAGAACAACCTAATATAGTTGCCCGAATTCGACTGTGGTTTAATCCAGGACGTCGAGAGTCATTGTATATTGTCCCTGGAGTTTATGGGGTGATATTGTGGATTTATCCGTCATTGCTAGCGGCGATCGCAATGGTACGCGAAAAAGAACGCGGTACAATTCTACAAGTTTATGCTTCTAGCCTCACTGCTGCTGAATTATTACTAGGTAAAGGACTTGCTTATTTCGTTATTGGTATTGCTCAAGCAATTGTCATTATCAGCCTTGGTTCACTATTATTTCAGTTGAGTTTTGCTGTAGAACCGACAGTATTTATTCTAGGAACTTTACTTTACTTATGGACAAGTGTATTATTTGGTTTACTCATCGGAGTCAGAGCAAGTAATCAAAATGCTGCGGTGCAAGGAGTTGCTACTATTGGCTTTCTTTCTTCGCTATTACTATCAGGTTTTATTTATCCTCTGAGTAACATTCCGTTTCCACTTTCAGTAATTTCTAGTGTTCTACCTGCTCGATATTATATAGAACTCAGCCGCGATGCCTTTGTGCGTGGTACAGGTTGGATAGGAGTTTGGTTTATTCCTATAGTTCTTATAGTTATTGGTTTGCTACTATTCAATACAGCAAGAAAAGCATTAAGCCGAATGCAGTTACCGTACTAAATCTGAAAAAATACAAATCAGAAATCTCTTTATAGTTTACTTTTATGTGTTTTTGCGTTTTTAGTGGTTCGTTTATTTACAATTTCATCAAAAATCGCACTAAAGCTTTTATTTTGTTTTCTCTATGAAACTTTTTACTCATCTTCTGGAAAGTCGCTTTTGGGCATTATGTGTTAAAGAAATTAACCAGATATTACGAAATAAACAATTACTTTTCTTATTACTTTTTCCACCAACAATACAACTTTTAATCTTTGGCTTCGCGCTTAATGCCGATGTGCAGAACCTTAAACTAGGAGTTGTAGACTATGCTAATACTTATGAAAGCCGCGAGTTAGTTGCTGCATTAACAGAAAATCAAATCTTTATTTCGCAAAATTATAGTTTTAGTCAAGAGGAAATTGCGCAGCAAGTACGCTTAGGAAAAATTACCGCAGGGCTAGTGATTCCTTCAGAATTTAATCGCGATTTAATCCAAAATAAAACTGCGGAAGTACAAGTAATCATTGATGGCGTTGATGCAAATACCGCTGGAATTGCTAGCGGTTACGCTACTCAGATTATTAACCAATACAGTCGCAGTTTAGATCAAAACCCCACACCACCACTCATACAAGCGCAAAGCGTTTTCTTCTACAATCCTGGGTTATTAAGTAGTTGGTTTTTAGTTCCTGGCGTGTTGGGAACTGTAATTACTTTAACAAGTACGCTTGTGTCCTCTACGACATTAGTACGCGAAAAAGACTCTGGAACGTTAGAACAACTGTTGATGACTCCCGCAGATGCTTGGGAAATTCTGTTAGCCAAAATTGCCCCATTATTTGTGCTGTTGATGGGAGATATACTACTAGCACTCAGCGTCGCTCGGATCGTGTTTAGAGTACCGCTACAAGGAAGCTTATTGTTATTTTTGACGCTTGGGGGACTTTACTTATTTGTGGGAATTGGTGTTGGCTTGATGTTGGCGACTTTGGCAAAGAACCAACAACAGGTCGTTTTAACTTCATTTTTTATCAATTTACCGCTGATTCAACTTTCAGGAGCGATCGCACCGATTGAAAGTATGCCAGTTTTTTTTCAATACCTCTCACTACTCAATCCCCTGCGTCACTTTGTCGCCATCTCTCGCGGAATTCTCCTAAAAGGTGTTGGTATTGATATTTTATTCCCGCACGTGTTGGCACTTTTCACTTTTGTTGTCGTTTTGTTGACAGTGAGTGTTAATCGCTTTCGGAGTCAGTTGAGTTAAGGATAAGTGACGAGTGGCTAGTGGTGAGTAGCCAGAAACGATTCGACTTCGGCTGCGGTGGGTTGCGATGCGATCGCACCTGGTTTTATTGTCGTCAAAGCCCCTGCTGCATTCGCATACTTCACAACCGATCGCGCAACGTCTGGTTCTTGTAAGCTACTGATACCTTGTTGATTTAACTGGTGAACGAACGCAGCGAGAAAGCTATCTCCTGCGCCTGTGGTATCGACAACTTTAACAGGGAAACTGGGAACTTTGCCTTCATTTCCTCCCAAACAATAAGCGCAGCCGTGTTCGCCTGCGGTGATGAGTACGCCTTCAATCGATTCCAACCGATAGTTAATTGCGCCTGGATCGGTGGTATCAAATAACCATTCGGCTTCTTCTTGTGAAAGTTTGAGAAAATCGATGCGGTTGTAGAGTTTGGGAATTATTTCTCGTGCTGTCGCTTCACTATCCCAAAATACCGGACGCCAGTTGACATCTAAGACAACTTTTACATTGTACTGCTCGGCTAAGTCTAAAGCGCGAAATACCGCAGCGCGGCTATCTGGATAAGCAAGTTCTAAAGTTCCTAGTACAAGAAAGTCGGCGCTTTCAAATAGTTGCACGGGTAACTTGTCAGCTTGCAAGTACGTATCTGCAAATTCTTCGGTTTTAAATTCGCCAAAACCTGCAAACGTGCGATCGCCGGATTCCGAACGTACTACATAAATTTGTCGCGTTGGTGCGCTAGGATGACGTTGCACGCCTGTGGTATCTACTCCTACTTCTTGTAATAGCTGTACGAGGGCGTTTCCTGGTTCATCTTCACCGACACACCCCACAAATCCAGAGGGTGTTCCTAGCTTAACTAAAGCACACGCGACGTTTGCCGGTGCGCCTCCTGGGTATGGTGTCCACGATTCGACTTGTTCAAGCGATCGCCCGATTTGATCGGCAAGGCAATCAAATAAAATTTCCCCTAGGCACAACACACGCAGATTTGTCATCGGTCACGGCTATCAACTTGCGACTATACCAGCATAAGGAGAAATCGGACATTTGCGCGCGATCGCAACTGAAATTTACAGCACAACATCAGCAGATCCGAAGTCTTTCGTTGGAGTTATTGTTCATTGCTGTTAGCGACTAGCCATTAGCTCAGTTGATACAAATTATCCTTTGTTCTTATAGAATAATTTTGGTTAATTTAAATTATTACTTAGACTTTTTTATCACTCTGCCTAAAATCCATAGAGATTTCTCTATTAATAATATTTAATATTTCTTTAACAATTAGTGACTTAGACTAAACTAAATCTGCATTAAAAGCTGTATTCTATTGTTTAACGTACCGCTTGAGCATATTCTTTTATTCCTTAAGGAGCATATCACTACTTTTAATAGTGCATTTTTAAAAATCGGTGAAAGCAGTATGTTGCTTCTCATTTTTTCGTTGATCCCAGGCAGCTATTTATACATTTCATCCTGCGTAAATAGTGCAAGAAATACACCTTATTTCTTGTCTGGTTTTATTGCATAGAGACACTTTGATTCATTCATAACTATAGCCTAAGAATGCAATTAACTAATCATATCCATTTTCGCAACCTGCGCGGTGATTTATTTGGTGGAATCACGGCTGCAATTGTGTCGTTACCTCTCGCGCTAGCCTTCGGTGTTGCCTCTGGCGCAGGTGCGGTAGCAGGTCTTTACGGTGCTGTTTGCGTTGGCTTTTTCGCAGCACTCTTTGGCGGTACGCCCACACTCATTTCTGAGCCAACAGGACCGATGACGGTAGTCATTACTGGAATTATCGCCAGTTTGACTGCAAGCAACCCAGAAAATGGCTTAGCAATGGCGTTTACAGTCGTCATGCTAGCAGGGCTATTTCAAATCCTCTTTGGCGTATTCAAGCTCGGAAAATACATCACGTTGATGCCCTACAGCGTGATTTCAGGCTTTATGTCTGGGATTGGAGTCATCCTCATTATCTTGCAGATTGCTCCGTTTTTAGGACAAGCGGCTCCTAAAGGCGGCGTTCTCGGTACAGTGCAAAGCTTACCGCAGTTATTCTCCAATATTAATCCTGCGGAAGCTATTCTAGGCGCGCTAAGTTTGGCAATTCTGTTTTTCATGCCACGCAAATTCAAGCGCATCGTCCCACCGCAACTTGTTGCCTTGATTGTTGGCACAATAGTATCTCTCATCTTCTTTCAAGGCGTTGAGATTCGCCGCATCGGTGAGATTCCTACCGGATTGCCACAGTTGCAAATGCCCGTCTTTACTGCCGGACAAATGACCACAATGGTCATCGATGGTATCGTGTTAGGAATGCTGGGTTGTATTGATACGCTACTTACCGCCGTTATTGCCGATAGCATCACGCGGACGCAACACAATTCGGACAAAGAACTAATCGGTCAAGGTATTGCCAACATGGTTTCTGGACTATGCGGCGGATTACCTGGTGCAGGCGCAACGATGGGGACGGTAGTTAATATCCAAGCGGGTGCTAGAACAGCGCTTTCAGGACTGACTCGCGCTATCATTTTACTCGTTGTCTTATTGGGAGCGGCAAGTTTAACGCAACCAATTCCAATGGCAGTACTCGCGGGGATTGCGCTGAAGGTGGGAATTGATATTCTTGACTGGAGTTTCCTCAAGCGCGCGCATCGAGTTTCGCTAAAGGGAACGCTGATCATGTACGGCGTGCTATTCCTGACAGTATTTGTTGACTTGATTGTTGCAGTAGGAGTTGGCGTATTTATTGCAAATATCCTGACAATCGAACGGTTATCGCAGCATCAGTCGCAAGATGTCAAAGTGATTAGCGACACGGATGATGACATTATCCTTACTCAAGAAGAAAAGCAGCTACTTGAGCAAGCAAATAATCGCGTGTTGCTGTTCTACCTCAGTGGACCAATGATTTTTGGATTGTCGAAGGCGATCGCCCGCGAACACACCGCAATGCAAGACCACGACGTTCTCATCTTAGATTTGAGCGATGTACCTATCCTTGGTGTAACAGCTTCATTAGCGATCGAGAATGCCATCAAGGATGCGGTAGAACAAGGACGTCAAGTCTTTATCGTTGGTGCGACAGACAAAATTAAGCGTCGGTTAGAACGTTTGGGAATTTTCGATCTTCTTCCGTCGCAGAATGTCACGATGGATCGTGTTGAAGCTTTAAGACAAGCTGTTGAATACGTTTATCGTTCAGGAAAAATTACTGCAACCAGCGATCTTTTAGTCGTTGGTCCCAGCACTGCTGAAGGATATTCAACTGATGCGCCTGATATGCCACTACCGCAGTAGTACGCCAACTTCGGGTTGATTCATTGATATAACTGCTACCAGCCAGCAATTGCTTTCATTAGGCTGTCTTGTGAAAAAAGCTCTTGGGAGTCTTGCCGTGTTTCGACCCCAAGAGCTTTTTTGTTCGTATTACTCCTCACACAATTTGAAGTGTACATTGGTTCTCGCTAAACTTTGAGGAGGATGAATGACACTTTGCAGATTGTCATAACAATTTTGAGTAAAAATCTGAGCCATGGCTCGATTTCGGTGAGATTGTTTAAAAATGAACTTAGCGCGTGTCACCGTGCGGACTTATACCGTTTCACTAAAGTTTTCACGGTGCTAAGAAAGTTATGAATTCTCAATGTTGAGTGAACAACATTTCTTTAATTCAAACCTCACCACTCAAAACTTTTCCATATTTCCCCTAGCTTCTAGCTGCTGAGGAATGTCACAATGCATAGCGTAACTTTTTTGTAGCTGTGTCGGATAAATCATGACAATGCATCCTAAAATGCAGCGCGCTTTTGAACAAAGACGCGTCATCAAAATCATCAGTGGCTTGAATAACTTTGACGCAGATCGAGTTGCTGCTACGGTCATTGCAGCCGATCGCGGTGGTGCTACTTTTGTCGATATTGCCGCTGAGCCTGAACTGATAAAACTTGCTCAAAGCTTGACAAATTTACCAATTTGTGTATCAGCAGTTGAACCCGAAAAGTTTGTCATTGCGCAAGAAGCTGGGGCTGATTTAATCGAAATTGGCAACTTTGATAGTTTCTACGCGCAAGGGCGGCGATTTGAAGCCGCAGAAGTGCTGGAGTTAACACAAGCTACGCGATCGCTCTTACCCAATATCACGCTATCAGTCACTGTTCCGCATATTCTCGAACTCGATCAGCAAGTGCAGCTAGCCGAAGAACTCGTCAAAGCTGGCGCTGACATTATCCAAACCGAAGGCGGAACGAGCAGTCAACCCGCGCATTCAGGAACGCTAGGACTGATCGAAAAAGCGGCACCTACATTAGCCGCTGCTTATGAGATTTCTCGCGCTGTATCGGTTCCGGTACTATGTGCTTCAGGAATTTCTAGCGTCACGGCACCACTGGCGATCGCCGCTGGGGCTGCGGGTGTTGGCGTTGGTTCGGCGATTAATCAGCTAAATAGCGAAGTCGCGATGATTGCTGCGGTGCGTAGCTTAGTAGATGCGTTAGCGACGCGAAATTACACTTTGGTGTAAATCATTGGTAACAGGTAATGGGTAATTGAAGTTGTGTAATTCTAAGCGATTACCTATTACCTATTACCGCTTTAGCTCAGACAATCTTTCAGCGTATAAATTACCTTATCTTGCTGCTCGATTGTCATTTCTGGAAACATTGGTAAAGAGAGAACTTCGCGGCTAGCTTGTTCTGAAACTGGTAAGCTACCTGGTTGATAACCAAGATTTTCATAAACTGGTTGTAAATGCAGCGCCAGCGGGTAGTAAACCATCGAACTCACACCGCGTTCTTGCAGCATTTGACGGACGCGATCGCGATAGTTACTGTCGTTTTTTGTCAACCGAATTGTATACTGATTCCACACGCCAACGCCGCCTGTAAGTTCTTGCGGAATCGCAACGGTGGGAATGTGCGCTAAAAATTCGTGATAGCGTTGCGCGATCGCCCGCCGTTGTTCGTTCCAGTGGTCGAGATAGCGGAGTTTGATTTGTAAAATCGCCGCTTGGATCGCATCTAATCGGCTATTCACGCCTATTTCTTCATGGATATAGCGCGTTTTACTACCGTGTTCGCGGAGCATTCGGATTTTTGCGGCGATCGCCGCATCATTCGTCGTCATTGCCCCACCATCACCACACGCTCCCAGATTTTTTGTCGGGTAAAAACTAAAACACCCAATGTGTCCGATACTACCTACTTTTTGCTCTGCCCACATTGCTCCCGTAGACTGGGCACAGTCTTCAATAACATATAAGTTGCGTGCTTGGGCAATTTCCATCACCGCCGTCATATCCACAGGTTGTCCAAACAAGTGAACGGGCATGATTGCTTTAGTTTTATGCGTAATTGCAGCGGTTAATTTCTCTACATCGAGATTAAACGTCGCCGCGTCAATATCCACAAAAACAGGCGTTGCACCAACCGCTGTAATCACCTCAGTCGTCGCAAAGAAAGTAAACGGTGAGGTAATGACTTCATCGCCTGCACCAATTTCTAAGGCTTTGAGTGCTAAAAATAACGCGTCTGTACCCGAATTACACGCAACGCATTCGGCAACACCTGTATAAGCAGCAAACTGCTGTTCAAAGTCTTTGACAACAGGGCCGCCAATATAACCACCAGAAGCCAAAACTTTTAAAACAGCATCACTTACTTCCGCTTCAATCGTTGTGTACTGTCGCACTAAATCTAGAGGAGGGATATTCACGCTTAGATCCATGAGTATTTATTCTTGAAAATATCAAATCAAATGTCGTGCTACAAGAAAATCCGGTTTGGCTTCTTTTAAGCTTTTAGAATGAGAAATTCAATAAGTTGTTTCGCTAATGAGAGGTCAGAGGTCGGAGGTCAGGAATTGGGTTTCTCTAGTCACTAGCCTCTCGCTCCTCAGGAAGAAAACTATGAACTCAACAGGATTAATTAGCTTAGATTTACTTGATTTGATGTTTGCGGTGGGATTAATTGCGATCGCCATTGGGTTATCGGCTTGGGAACGATTAGGACTCGAAGTCAATTTAGCGATCGCCGCAGGAAGAACAATACTACAACTGTTGGTAGTTGGGTATATTTTGGCGTTTGTCTTTGCGCTGGATAATCCTTGGGCAGTTTTGGCAATTTTAGCCGTCATGCTCACGATCGCGGCGGTTGTCGCGCGTAATCGCATTAGTAAAAAAATTCCTTTTGTTTTGCCGTTAGTGTGGGGAGCAATCTTTCTCAGCACGGCGGTGACGCTTGCTTACACAAACCTGCTGATTATTCAACCTGTGCGGTGGTACGAACCACAGTACCTCATTCCACTTGCAGGAATTGTTTTTGGCAGTGCGATTAATGGCGCAGCGATCGCCGGAGAACGCCTTGTCAGTACAATTAATGCAAGTCAGTTAGAAATCGAAACGCATTTAAGTTTAGGTGCAACTCCCCAACAAGCCGTTGCACAGTATCGCAGAGATGCTATCAAAGCGGGACTCATTCCCATTCTCAACCAAATGACTGTCGTCGGGATTGTGACGCTTCCAGGAATTATTACAGGTCAACTCTTGAGTGGTGTCGATCCCCTCGATGCGGCATCGTACCAAATATTAATTTTGTTTATTCTGGCGTTTGCTAACTTAATTACGGCAGTATTAGTGACACAAGGGCTTTGTAGACAGTTCTTTAATGCTGCCGCACAGTTGGTCAAGTAGCGGAAAAATCTTTCCTGAGTTGATATTGTTGCGTTTTAAATTAGAAGACAATATGAAATAAATAAGCAACCTAAATATGTTTTCTTTATCGGAACAGGTAATACTCATTACTGGAGCTTCCACGGGCATTGGTGCGGCGCTGGCAAAAACTTTATCCGAGCGGTACATGGGTATTCGGTTAGCGATCGCTGCCCGCAGTGTCGAGAAACTCGAAGACGTCGCTGATTTTTGCCGCAAAGCGGGAGCCGAAGTCTTAATAGTACCTACAGATCTAGAAAAGATTGAGCAAGTTGAAGCAATCGTCGCAAAAGTCATCGCGCACTTTGGTCGCATTGACGCTTTAGTCAATAATGCAGGGTACGGACAAATGGGACCTGTGGAATTGATTTCTATCGAAGCAATTCAAAAGCAATTCCAAGTTAACTTAATTGCACCACTGGCGCTGATCCGTGCTGTTGTGCCGCAAATGCGAAATCAAGGTGGCGGCAGAATTATCAATATTAGTTCCTTGGGAGGAAGATTAGCTTTTCCCTTCGGAGGTTTATATAGTTCGTCGAAATTTGCTTTAGAAGGGTTGAGTGATGCTTTGCGAATGGAACTTGAGCCATTCAATATTAAAGTTAGTGTCATCGAACCTGGACCTGTTAGCACTAACTTTTTTGCCGCATCAGCCCAAGCAGTAGAAGAAAATGTTGCCGCGCCCGAAAAAAGTCCCTACCGTACGGCATTTACCAAACTCAAAAACTTAGAATCACAAACGAGTCGTCAAGCTTGGACATCCGAGCGCGTTGCTGAAGTCATTATCAAAGCGTTAGTTGCGCGTAACCCACGTCCGCGTTATGTCGCGGCAACGGGTGGCAGAATCTTAATATTTATGATGACCAAAGTATTGCCAACAAAAATAGTAGACGCTTTTTGGCAGAAATTTTATGGTATAGATCTGGTGGCAAAAGACTGGCAAAGTAGTCAAGCAGCAAGGAAGTAAAAAATCATGTAGTTGATTTCTATGGAAATTGCTTTAAGGAATTAATTATCAGGGATGACGAAATAGCGATAACCAATACGTTAAAGTATGAATCAGTTCAAGAAAGGGTGGAGGTCAACTGAGAGGGTACAAGGCAAAAGGGAAGCATTTATTCTCACTCTGGCTTCATGGCGGCAAGTTCCTCAATTGAGTGATGAAAAATAAACAAAGGATGTGTTTTGCGACACACAGCGCCAGAAATACGATACTGAGGTGTAAGGCATTGGAGTGAAGACAAAGCATTTCTTGTCCATACTCAATCTGCCAAATTTATCGATGAAAATTCATCAAAGCCCTCGACCTTCTATCTTCTTAATCTTCTCAAAGCTGAGCGTAACAAGCTAAACATGGATCTACTAGAGTACCAAGCAAAGGAATGGTTTAGGGAGATGGGCATACCTGTCTTGCCGTCGCAACGCATTGACCGCCCTAGCGACATCAAACGGCTCAAAATTCCTTATCCTGTGGTACTTAAGTCGCAAGTACGTGTTGGTGGTCGAGGTAGGGCAGGAGGAGTGCGATTTGTGACGAATACAATCGATGCGATCGCCGCTGCGCAAACAATTTTTCATTTATCAATTTTGGGTGAATTACCCGAAGTCTTGCTCGCAGAAGCCAAATACGACGCGGATCAAGAGTTTTATTTAGCTATCGTCTTAGATGCAGCGGCGCATCGACCACTACTTTTAGGTTCTCCCCAAGGTGGTATTGATGTCGAATCAGCACCCGAACTCTTACAGCAAGTCGTCGTTGACCAAGAATTTTCGCCATTTTATGCGCGACGCTTAACGATCAAAATGGGTCTACAAGGACCGCTGATTCAGACAGTCAGTGGGATTATCGAGAAAATGTATCAGTTGTTCGTGCAGAAAGACCTAGACTTGGTGGAAATTAATCCTCTCGGTGTCAGTTCGACCGGAGAACTTATGGCACTCGATGGTAAAGTCAGCGTCAACGATCGCGCGATCGCGCGTCATTCTGATGTCGCCGCGATGGCGGAAAAAATGGTGCAGCGCGAGAAAGGACGCAAGTATTCGCTAGAATTAGGTACTTGGGATGAAGTCGATCCGGCAAGCAATATCGGGGTTTTGGGTAACGGCGCGGGTTTAGTCATGGCGACGATGGATTTACTCAGCGATGCAGGAAGTAAGCCAGCAATTTGTCTCAATATTGGACATGGCAGAAGTTGGAATGCAACAACACCTAGCTTTAGCGATCGCCTGCAACAAGGACTCGAATTCTTGAGCGAACAAAAAAATATTCAAGTCGTGTTAGTTAATATTCTCGGTACAGTGCCAACCCCCGCAGAATTAGCCCAAGTGATTGTGAATTTTGTGCAACGTCGAGAACGAATG
This window contains:
- a CDS encoding SulP family inorganic anion transporter, yielding MQLTNHIHFRNLRGDLFGGITAAIVSLPLALAFGVASGAGAVAGLYGAVCVGFFAALFGGTPTLISEPTGPMTVVITGIIASLTASNPENGLAMAFTVVMLAGLFQILFGVFKLGKYITLMPYSVISGFMSGIGVILIILQIAPFLGQAAPKGGVLGTVQSLPQLFSNINPAEAILGALSLAILFFMPRKFKRIVPPQLVALIVGTIVSLIFFQGVEIRRIGEIPTGLPQLQMPVFTAGQMTTMVIDGIVLGMLGCIDTLLTAVIADSITRTQHNSDKELIGQGIANMVSGLCGGLPGAGATMGTVVNIQAGARTALSGLTRAIILLVVLLGAASLTQPIPMAVLAGIALKVGIDILDWSFLKRAHRVSLKGTLIMYGVLFLTVFVDLIVAVGVGVFIANILTIERLSQHQSQDVKVISDTDDDIILTQEEKQLLEQANNRVLLFYLSGPMIFGLSKAIAREHTAMQDHDVLILDLSDVPILGVTASLAIENAIKDAVEQGRQVFIVGATDKIKRRLERLGIFDLLPSQNVTMDRVEALRQAVEYVYRSGKITATSDLLVVGPSTAEGYSTDAPDMPLPQ
- a CDS encoding DegT/DnrJ/EryC1/StrS aminotransferase family protein, whose translation is MDLSVNIPPLDLVRQYTTIEAEVSDAVLKVLASGGYIGGPVVKDFEQQFAAYTGVAECVACNSGTDALFLALKALEIGAGDEVITSPFTFFATTEVITAVGATPVFVDIDAATFNLDVEKLTAAITHKTKAIMPVHLFGQPVDMTAVMEIAQARNLYVIEDCAQSTGAMWAEQKVGSIGHIGCFSFYPTKNLGACGDGGAMTTNDAAIAAKIRMLREHGSKTRYIHEEIGVNSRLDAIQAAILQIKLRYLDHWNEQRRAIAQRYHEFLAHIPTVAIPQELTGGVGVWNQYTIRLTKNDSNYRDRVRQMLQERGVSSMVYYPLALHLQPVYENLGYQPGSLPVSEQASREVLSLPMFPEMTIEQQDKVIYTLKDCLS
- the fetB gene encoding iron export ABC transporter permease subunit FetB, giving the protein MNSTGLISLDLLDLMFAVGLIAIAIGLSAWERLGLEVNLAIAAGRTILQLLVVGYILAFVFALDNPWAVLAILAVMLTIAAVVARNRISKKIPFVLPLVWGAIFLSTAVTLAYTNLLIIQPVRWYEPQYLIPLAGIVFGSAINGAAIAGERLVSTINASQLEIETHLSLGATPQQAVAQYRRDAIKAGLIPILNQMTVVGIVTLPGIITGQLLSGVDPLDAASYQILILFILAFANLITAVLVTQGLCRQFFNAAAQLVK
- a CDS encoding DUF561 domain-containing protein; the encoded protein is MTMHPKMQRAFEQRRVIKIISGLNNFDADRVAATVIAADRGGATFVDIAAEPELIKLAQSLTNLPICVSAVEPEKFVIAQEAGADLIEIGNFDSFYAQGRRFEAAEVLELTQATRSLLPNITLSVTVPHILELDQQVQLAEELVKAGADIIQTEGGTSSQPAHSGTLGLIEKAAPTLAAAYEISRAVSVPVLCASGISSVTAPLAIAAGAAGVGVGSAINQLNSEVAMIAAVRSLVDALATRNYTLV
- a CDS encoding SDR family oxidoreductase, which encodes MFSLSEQVILITGASTGIGAALAKTLSERYMGIRLAIAARSVEKLEDVADFCRKAGAEVLIVPTDLEKIEQVEAIVAKVIAHFGRIDALVNNAGYGQMGPVELISIEAIQKQFQVNLIAPLALIRAVVPQMRNQGGGRIINISSLGGRLAFPFGGLYSSSKFALEGLSDALRMELEPFNIKVSVIEPGPVSTNFFAASAQAVEENVAAPEKSPYRTAFTKLKNLESQTSRQAWTSERVAEVIIKALVARNPRPRYVAATGGRILIFMMTKVLPTKIVDAFWQKFYGIDLVAKDWQSSQAARK